In Paramormyrops kingsleyae isolate MSU_618 chromosome 5, PKINGS_0.4, whole genome shotgun sequence, one DNA window encodes the following:
- the LOC111845460 gene encoding fascin-like produces MTANGTSEVLQIQLGLISCGNKYLTAETFGFKINASATSMKKKQIWTLEQDGDDSNTVMLKSHLGRYIASDKDGNVTGDSETPSVDCRFTIIAHDDGQWSLQSEPHKRYLGGTEDRITCFAQTITLAEKWVVHFAMHPQLNIFSVIRKRYAHLVAEQGEIVIDKDTPWGVDSMITLVFQDLRYHLQTSDNRFLKNDGTLTSCTDKTTGYTLEFRSGKVAFRDCSGKYLVPSGPSGTMKSGKNSKVGKDELFVFEQSLPQVVLTAGNERNVSIRQGMDLSANQDEEGDQETFQMEISKDTKKCAFRTCAGKYWILTANGGLQCTADSKSDSCYFDVEWHGKKIVLKGSNGKYVSAKKNGQLAAVNDTAGETEEFLLKLINRPIIVLRGDLGFIGCRKLTGTLDCNRSSYDVFQLDFNNGSYSLRDSTGKYWTVGEDASVVSGSDTPVDFMLEFCDYNKLAIKSMEGKYIKGDYAGALKANADGTDSSTMWEY; encoded by the exons ATGACGGCGAATGGGACCAGTGAAGTACTTCAGATCCAGCTTGGACTCATTAGTTGCGGAAACAAGTATCTTACAGCAGAAACGTTTGGGTTCAAGATCAATGCCTCGGCAACCAGCATGAAGAAGAAACAGATCTGGACGCTGGAGCAGGATGGCGATGATTCTAACACTGTAATGCTGAAAAGTCACCTGGGCAGGTACATCGCGAGTGACAAAGATGGTAACGTTACAGGTGACAGTGAGACGCCCAGCGTGGATTGCAGGTTCACGATCATCGCCCACGACGATGGCCAGTGGTCCTTGCAGTCCGAGCCTCACAAGCGCTATCTCGGTGGCACTGAAGACCGGATCACTTGCTTCGCCCAGACCATAACCTTGGCCGAGAAATGGGTCGTGCATTTCGCAATGCACCCGCAGCTCAACATCTTCAGCGTTATCCGAAAAAGATACGCTCACCTGGTCGCCGAGCAGGGCGAGATCGTCATCGACAAGGATACCCCATGGGGCGTCGATTCAATGATCACTCTGGTCTTCCAAGATCTGCGCTACCATCTGCAGACCTCCGATAACCGGTTCCTCAAGAACGATGGCACGCTGACCTCTTGCACCGACAAGACCACGGGCTACACCTTGGAGTTTAGATCGGGGAAGGTGGCCTTCAGAGATTGCTCGGGGAAGTACCTGGTTCCCAGCGGTCCGAGCGGAACCATGAAATCAGGCAAGAACTCCAAAGTCGGGAAAGACGAGCTGTTTGTATTTGAGCAGAGTCTCCCGCAAGTTGTGCTCACGGCTGGTAACGAACGAAACGTGTCTATCAGACAAG GCATGGACCTCTCTGCAAACCAGGATGAGGAGGGTGATCAAGAGACCTTTCAGATGGAAATCAGCAAGGACACAAAGAAATGTGCTTTTCGCACCTGTGCTGGAAAATACTGGATCTTAACAGCCAATGGGGGCTTACAGTGCACTGCCGACTCAAA GTCTGACagctgttattttgacgttgaaTGGCATGGGAAGAAGATCGTACTAAAAGGCTCAAATGGAAAATATGTGTCTGCCAAAAAGAACGGTCAGCTGGCTGCTGTTAATGACACTGCAG GTGAGACGGAAGAGTTCTTGTTGAAGCTCATCAACAGGCCAATCATTGTGCTCCGTGGAGACCTCGGCTTCATCGGCTGCCGGAAGCTGACGGGGACCCTGGACTGCAACCGCTCTTCGTATGATGTCTTCCAGCTGGACTTCAACAATGGATCCTATAGTCTCAGAG ATTCTACTGGGAAATACTGGACGGTGGGGGAGGACGCGTCCGTGGTCAGCGGCAGCGACACCCCTGTGGACTTCATGCTGGAGTTCTGTGACTACAACAAGTTGGCCATCAAGTCCATGGAGGGCAAATACATAAAAGGAGACTACGCTGGTGCCCTGAAGGCCAACGCAGACGGCACTGACAGCTCCACTATGTGGGAGTACTAG